From the genome of Geoglobus ahangari, one region includes:
- a CDS encoding molybdenum cofactor synthesis domain-containing protein, giving the protein MRRLIEAETAKEILSQVRIGYSVKEVAITEALGRVSAEDVFSPINIPPFRRSTRDGFAVISEDVSLASESSPVKLEVVGKVDAGEGTSLKIGRGQAVEISTGAVMPENADAVVMVENARVEGNVVWVKKGVSPKENVMSAGSDVQEGEVLVRAGEVIDTLKLGLLAGAGYGRVKVREMRVGIISTGNELTMPGEELEAGKIYDVNTYTIYAELKKLGATPVIYGIARDDREEMEDILEKALSECDAVITSGSTSAGKGDILYRIVEEKGEMVFHGVRVKPGKPFFFARVDEKPVFGLPGFPTSCLTIFLEFVAPAVARSLGYRIRRRVVRGRLAKRIYSEGRRELMPVFVVGNRIYPVEKGSGAITSLSEASGYMEIEEGEEIIERGSEREVRLFGKVYDYAFAGIDVFDLLELDAEVKGMYMSPELALLEFSRQSVDGVFYPDGEFEFGLVFAGKKGKTGAVSGYGVSADFLAKNHAQLVNLFRLGRLDGIYLLRPFAERFGIDGEEVGEVGIGFRSTPELEGVIGDQLRRLSR; this is encoded by the coding sequence ATGCGCAGGCTCATTGAGGCTGAGACAGCCAAGGAGATTCTCTCGCAGGTCAGAATTGGCTACTCGGTGAAGGAGGTTGCGATCACCGAAGCTCTTGGAAGGGTTAGCGCGGAGGACGTTTTCAGCCCCATAAACATCCCGCCCTTCAGGAGGAGCACGAGAGACGGCTTTGCTGTGATCAGCGAGGATGTGTCGCTGGCAAGTGAATCCAGCCCTGTGAAGCTTGAGGTTGTTGGGAAGGTTGATGCCGGAGAAGGCACGTCCCTGAAAATCGGGCGTGGACAGGCCGTTGAGATTTCAACCGGAGCGGTGATGCCGGAGAACGCTGATGCTGTAGTCATGGTTGAGAACGCGAGGGTTGAGGGCAACGTTGTGTGGGTGAAGAAGGGAGTCTCGCCCAAGGAGAACGTGATGAGCGCCGGCTCGGATGTGCAGGAGGGTGAGGTGCTGGTTAGGGCTGGAGAGGTAATAGACACGCTGAAGCTCGGGCTCCTCGCAGGGGCCGGATACGGGAGGGTGAAGGTCAGGGAGATGAGGGTCGGAATAATCTCCACCGGAAACGAGCTCACCATGCCGGGAGAGGAGCTTGAGGCCGGGAAGATTTACGACGTGAATACCTACACAATCTATGCCGAGCTGAAAAAGCTTGGAGCAACCCCGGTTATTTACGGAATCGCGAGGGATGACAGAGAAGAGATGGAGGATATTCTGGAGAAGGCTTTAAGCGAGTGTGATGCAGTCATCACCTCTGGCTCGACCTCGGCGGGAAAGGGGGACATCCTTTACAGAATTGTTGAGGAGAAGGGGGAGATGGTGTTCCATGGCGTCAGGGTGAAGCCAGGCAAGCCGTTCTTTTTCGCCAGAGTTGATGAAAAGCCCGTTTTCGGGCTGCCGGGATTTCCAACGTCCTGCCTCACCATATTCCTCGAGTTCGTCGCCCCTGCAGTAGCAAGGAGCCTCGGCTACAGGATAAGGAGGAGAGTCGTGAGGGGCAGGCTGGCCAAGAGGATATACTCGGAGGGCAGGAGGGAGCTGATGCCTGTGTTCGTGGTTGGGAACAGGATTTACCCCGTAGAAAAGGGATCCGGAGCTATAACGAGCCTGAGCGAGGCCTCGGGCTACATGGAGATCGAGGAGGGAGAGGAGATCATAGAGAGGGGGAGCGAGAGGGAGGTGAGGCTGTTCGGCAAGGTTTACGACTACGCCTTTGCCGGCATAGACGTGTTCGACCTCCTTGAGCTCGACGCAGAGGTGAAGGGGATGTACATGTCGCCGGAGCTTGCCCTTCTGGAGTTCTCGAGGCAGAGCGTAGATGGAGTGTTCTACCCTGACGGGGAGTTCGAGTTCGGGCTCGTGTTCGCGGGCAAAAAAGGCAAGACCGGAGCCGTCTCGGGATACGGGGTGAGTGCGGACTTCTTAGCCAAAAACCACGCTCAGCTCGTGAACCTCTTCAGGCTCGGGAGGCTGGACGGAATTTACCTGCTGAGGCCGTTTGCGGAGAGGTTCGGAATTGACGGAGAAGAGGTCGGAGAGGTGGGCATAGGATTCAGATCAACGCCGGAGCTTGAGGGAGTGATAGGGGATCAGCTCAGGCGCCTCAGCAGGTAG
- a CDS encoding phospholipase D-like domain-containing protein: MSLPRTAKLLLLATLLIHPTIACQILEVLPNPYGDDGREYVKVSCETNCTLTDSEDEFSFGPGVHYVARNATAFVDHYGFPPDAEGIRLSNSGEEITLKCEDGADVFDYSFFTDDGLIYYREGGKWDFRYEDWSSFPPVSDNVSGRIVVTPTSYVLRGEGIVASYTVTKDNFDGSFEFAVDASPVGGIPAEEMVLAKKYRFHFLEGSYRNFHYKFAVLGSNVVITTENWKWDNRGIIVEFESEKVAELLKEVFEHDLKYESSPGKVSDVKGSYREGRGRELEFSGRVEVHVLPDSNPVFGFIENSTDFLYIAVPYISLEWFDDSSPLLSAILNASRGGVEVRVMLADYERNRDAVEFLSSLPGVEAKMVRSPEFDKLHAKYLVTDGKVLITSANFNKYGLKLNREIAVVIESDEVSGFLKDVFEGDWEGRSEISPAISLTLLGIALLAGFYLLRRLS, encoded by the coding sequence ATGAGCTTGCCTCGAACGGCTAAGCTTCTCCTCCTCGCCACTCTCCTCATTCACCCCACCATCGCATGCCAGATTCTTGAGGTTCTGCCCAATCCCTACGGAGATGACGGCAGGGAGTACGTGAAGGTGTCCTGCGAAACGAACTGCACGCTGACGGATAGTGAGGACGAGTTCTCATTTGGCCCGGGCGTTCACTATGTGGCCAGAAATGCCACTGCCTTTGTGGACCACTACGGCTTTCCTCCGGATGCAGAGGGCATCAGGCTGTCCAACAGCGGTGAGGAGATAACCCTGAAGTGTGAAGATGGAGCAGACGTTTTCGACTACAGCTTTTTCACCGATGACGGCCTGATTTATTACCGAGAGGGTGGAAAGTGGGACTTCAGGTACGAGGACTGGTCATCCTTCCCGCCCGTCTCGGACAACGTGAGTGGCAGGATTGTGGTCACCCCTACAAGCTACGTGCTGAGGGGCGAGGGAATCGTAGCCTCCTACACAGTCACAAAGGACAACTTCGACGGGAGCTTCGAGTTTGCTGTTGACGCGAGCCCTGTTGGAGGGATCCCAGCTGAGGAGATGGTGCTGGCCAAGAAATACCGCTTTCACTTCCTCGAGGGCTCCTACAGGAACTTCCACTACAAGTTCGCGGTTCTTGGCAGTAACGTGGTGATAACAACCGAGAACTGGAAGTGGGACAACCGGGGGATAATCGTCGAATTCGAGAGCGAAAAGGTTGCTGAGCTGCTTAAAGAGGTCTTCGAACACGATCTGAAGTACGAGAGCAGTCCGGGGAAGGTGTCGGACGTAAAGGGTAGCTACAGGGAGGGGAGGGGCAGAGAGCTCGAGTTCTCTGGAAGGGTTGAGGTTCACGTTCTGCCTGACTCAAACCCCGTGTTCGGGTTCATCGAGAACTCCACGGACTTCCTCTACATCGCAGTTCCGTACATCAGCCTCGAGTGGTTCGACGACAGCTCTCCGCTCCTGAGCGCGATTCTGAACGCATCGAGGGGAGGTGTGGAGGTCAGGGTGATGCTGGCAGACTACGAGAGGAACAGAGATGCTGTCGAGTTCCTCAGCTCTCTTCCGGGAGTGGAGGCAAAGATGGTCAGGTCTCCGGAGTTCGACAAGCTGCATGCGAAGTACCTTGTGACGGACGGAAAGGTTCTGATCACCTCTGCCAACTTCAACAAGTACGGGCTGAAGCTGAACAGGGAAATAGCGGTGGTGATCGAGAGCGACGAGGTGAGCGGGTTCCTTAAGGACGTGTTTGAAGGGGACTGGGAGGGGAGGAGCGAGATCAGCCCGGCAATTTCCCTCACCCTCCTTGGAATTGCCCTCCTCGCTGGCTTCTACCTGCTGAGGCGCCTGAGCTGA
- the mptA gene encoding GTP cyclohydrolase MptA, whose product MLPDVQLAKPDVEIGLSRVGAKGIRKLVQVKREGKRPVILISTFDVFVDLPSTRKGVNLSRNFEAVDEVIENLTQNPVENIEDLNIRIVNELLDRHEYATKAEVLMEAEYILKKKTPFSKQKTQEVVKIFSEAKKWRDGRQKVFVGAEVYGITVCPCAQELIRAYSAEQLEKAGFTPDQISEIMRIIPFASHNQRGRGFVKVEVREDFKPRIEDVIEIAKAGMSYEIYEILKRGDELEVVKNAHFNPRFVEDAVRLMAKSAVEKFSDAPDDVLIYFRQTNEESIHQHDVVAERKATIGELRDELASNG is encoded by the coding sequence ATGCTACCGGACGTTCAGCTCGCAAAGCCCGATGTGGAGATAGGTCTCAGCAGGGTCGGGGCCAAGGGCATAAGAAAGCTCGTTCAGGTTAAAAGAGAAGGGAAAAGGCCCGTCATACTCATCTCCACCTTCGACGTTTTTGTTGACCTCCCCTCGACAAGGAAGGGCGTGAACCTGAGCAGGAACTTCGAGGCGGTGGATGAGGTCATAGAGAACCTCACCCAGAACCCGGTGGAGAACATAGAGGACCTGAACATCAGGATAGTCAACGAGCTTCTTGACAGGCATGAGTACGCGACCAAGGCGGAGGTTCTGATGGAGGCCGAGTACATCCTGAAGAAGAAAACCCCTTTCTCAAAGCAGAAGACTCAGGAGGTCGTCAAGATATTCAGCGAGGCCAAAAAGTGGAGGGATGGCAGGCAGAAGGTGTTCGTCGGAGCGGAGGTTTACGGCATAACCGTGTGCCCGTGCGCTCAGGAGCTCATACGCGCCTATTCAGCGGAGCAGCTTGAAAAGGCCGGCTTCACCCCAGATCAGATATCCGAGATCATGCGCATCATCCCGTTCGCCTCCCACAACCAGCGCGGCAGGGGGTTCGTGAAGGTTGAGGTGAGGGAGGACTTCAAGCCGAGGATTGAGGATGTTATAGAGATCGCAAAGGCGGGGATGAGCTACGAGATCTACGAAATCCTCAAGAGGGGGGACGAGCTGGAGGTCGTCAAGAACGCTCACTTCAACCCCCGCTTTGTGGAAGACGCAGTGAGACTCATGGCGAAGTCGGCGGTTGAGAAATTCTCCGATGCTCCAGATGATGTGCTCATATACTTCAGGCAGACGAACGAAGAGAGCATACACCAGCACGATGTTGTTGCGGAGAGGAAAGCCACCATAGGTGAGCTCAGGGATGAGCTTGCCTCGAACGGCTAA
- a CDS encoding DUF362 domain-containing protein, whose product MILLRRVESYEKVGEFVREAFELFSPKLESEVLVKPNFLQFESPESGCITHPEVVKAVIDVLRERGHEVVVAEGGFYRDSADKCFDEFGLRELAECVNINTEELVRVEVNGKALKEVEAGKNILKAMNSPFISLPKMKVHTLAVTTLGIKNNMGFLKKPAMYMHLKIHQKLVDLLHILNPALTIVDGVIGGAGSESSTTPVHHGVMVAGDNVIEVDAVSSYLMGFEPEKIGYIRKASEEFGVDLENIEVRGDDPDELRVDYSRNFLGRVLGKFSW is encoded by the coding sequence ATGATACTGCTCAGAAGGGTGGAGAGCTACGAGAAGGTCGGAGAGTTCGTGAGAGAGGCATTCGAGCTGTTCAGTCCTAAACTCGAGAGCGAGGTGCTGGTGAAGCCCAACTTCCTCCAGTTCGAAAGCCCGGAGAGTGGCTGCATAACCCACCCGGAGGTTGTTAAGGCAGTCATTGACGTGCTCAGGGAAAGAGGGCATGAGGTGGTGGTCGCCGAGGGCGGGTTCTACAGGGACAGCGCTGACAAATGCTTCGACGAGTTTGGGCTGAGGGAATTAGCGGAATGCGTGAACATCAACACCGAGGAGCTTGTCAGGGTGGAGGTGAACGGAAAGGCGCTGAAAGAGGTCGAGGCCGGAAAAAACATTTTGAAGGCGATGAACAGCCCCTTCATCAGCCTCCCGAAGATGAAGGTTCACACCCTCGCAGTCACGACCCTCGGCATAAAGAACAACATGGGGTTCCTGAAGAAGCCGGCGATGTACATGCACCTCAAGATCCACCAGAAGCTTGTAGATTTGCTGCACATCCTGAACCCAGCCCTGACGATTGTTGACGGGGTCATTGGCGGTGCGGGAAGTGAGTCCAGCACCACACCTGTGCATCACGGCGTGATGGTGGCGGGGGACAACGTCATAGAGGTCGATGCCGTCTCCTCCTACCTCATGGGGTTCGAGCCGGAGAAGATCGGATACATAAGGAAGGCCAGCGAGGAGTTCGGAGTGGATCTGGAAAACATAGAGGTCCGGGGCGATGATCCCGATGAGCTCAGGGTGGACTACAGCAGGAACTTCCTCGGGAGGGTGCTCGGAAAGTTCAGCTGGTGA